TCCAGACTCCGGCGGCATAGCCACCTACGTCCGCCAAGGCCTAGGCGAAAAAACCAGTCGTATCGTCGGCTTGTGGATTTTGGGGGCTATGCCCTTTGGCATGCCTGTCACCGCCTTAATCGGCGCACATTACCTGGGCGCTGTGCTGGGCTGGTCCTCTGCAGCCATTTACAGTTTGGCGGCGTTCATGCTACTCATAGCGGTAGCTCTAAACTACCGTGGCATTGATCTGTCCGGACGAGTACAAGTTCTAGTCGTCTCCTCCATTCTCGGCATTCTTTTTTTAGCTATCACAGCCGCCCTGCCTCAAGTCCATACTGCAGCCTTCTCTCCCTTCTTGCCGCACGGCTGGCTGCCTGTAGGGCAAACAATGTCCTTGCTCTTTTTCGCCTTCATCGGCTGGGAAATGATCGGCCATTTGGCGGAAGAATTCCGCCGCCCTCTCAAAGACATTCCTTTAAGCCTGGGACTTGCCGCTTTGGTCATTAATGTTTTATATTTACTCATTGCCTTCGTCACCATTGGCACGTTGGCTTATCAATCCGCTACGCCGCTTACCGCCATGATTACGTTGGTAGCTTACGGTTGGGGCGAACAAGCGAGCCTGCTGGTTTCTTTTCTGGGTCTAGTCGCCTGCTACTGTCCTGTCCATACGTTCATCGCCGGTTTCTCCAGGCTGGTTTACGCCCAAGCGCGCGACGGCGCCTTGCCGCCTGTTTTTTCCCGCCTTCATCCCCTCTTTCAGACACCGCATTACGCCTTATTGTCGTTTCTTCCCATTTTAGCCTTCGTTCTTTGCGCCAGCTATCTTCTGGAACTGCAGCTACAAACCCTAATTCAATTTCCTTGTGCTAATTTCCTAGCCGTTTATACACTGGGTATGGTCGCGTCCTACCGAGTTCTTCCCAGCCGAACCGGGAAAGTTCTCGCCCTGCTCAGTGCCGCCTTATCCGGTCTTGTATTCTTGTTCTCAAGTTGGTTTATGCTCTACCCGCTGGGTTTAGCCTTCGGAGCCTGGATTACCCACAAGCTGCGCCGTTAACCCATTTAAATAAAAAGCGAAAGTCAAAAGTAAACAAACAGCATGTTGGCTCTTTACGCAGCCGACATGCTGTTTGTTTTTCCAGTATACACAGGCACTTCCCTTTACCTTTTTGTACCATACTGTACCTACCTCACTATGATCAAAACAAGGAACACTCCTGTGTTCACTTCCAACGTAGGAGGTACGTGTCATGGATTCTAGAGCTCCTATCGGCATTTTCGATTCCGGCGTAGGCGGGCTAAGCGTCTACCGAGAGATCCGCAAATTGCTGCCCCATGAAAATCTATTGTACTTCGGCGATACCAAGCGCGCTCCTTACGGCGTCCGTTCTGTAGAGCAAATCCAAGACTTCACGCGTGAAATATTGCATTTTCTAGAACAAAACCAAGTCAAAGCCGCCGTGGCTGCCTGCAATACCATCACCGTAAACCTAGCTTCTCTGCCAAATGATTTTTCTTTTCCAATTTTCGGCATGAGTCAAGGCGCAAGCCAAGCCGCCGCCCTTAGCAAAACAGGAAACATCGCAGTTCTGGGCACTACCGCCACCATCCATAGCGGCAAACACCTGCAGGCCCTGCACTATATTGCGCCTTCCCTCAAGGTCTATCCGATTGCCTGTCCGCGGTTTGCACCGCTAGTAGAAGCCGGCGCCTGCACCGGTGCCTTGGCAGAAGAAGCCATTGAGGAGTATGTGCGTCCTCTACGAGCAGCGCGAGTAGATGTAGTCATTTTAGCCTGCACTCATTATCCTTTTTTGAAAGACCTGCTGCAAAAAGCATTACCTGCAGCCTATTTCCTTGATCCGGCCAAAGAAACCGCCAAACAATTGCAGATAGAGCTGCAAAAACAACATTTGGTCAATCGTCAAGGCCAGGGTTATGACAAGCTAGTTTTCTCTGGCAATACCCAAAGCGCCTTACTCCTGCTTCGCCAAGCTCAGCTTCAAGGAAAACCCGAAATAGCTTCCGCCCAACTCCCAGAAGCATTATTAAATACAGCATCAAAAGGAGGACTTGTTCATGTCGTTTGCTGAAAAACAAAAAGGTATCGGTCTTGGTACGCAGATTATGCTGGGCATGATCTTAGGCTTTATTTTTGGTCATTTTTTTCCTGCCTTCAGCGTGTCGCTTAAGGTTCTCGGCGATCTATTCATCCGCATGGTCAAAATGATTATTGTTCCTTTGATTTTCAGCTCTCTCATCATGGGGATCGCTGGTACCGGAGATTTTAAAAAGCTGGGCCGTTTGGGAGGAAAAACGTTAATTTGGTTTGAAGTGGCAACCACCATTGCTTTGGCTATCGGCCTAGGTTTTGCCAATTTCTTCAAGCCTGGTTCCGGCGTCGTTATGTCCGGCGCTATCGATTCTTCCAACGCCCAGCAAATGGCTTCTAAGAGCGTTGATATGATGCAAACCATCTTAAATATCGTGCCTACCAACATCATTGACGGTATGGCTCGCGGCGACATGCTGCAAATCGTCTTTTTTTCTACTTTCTTCGGCGTAGCGGTAGCCTCTATCGGCGAGCGAGGCCAACGAGTTGTCACTTTGGCGACAGATATCGCAGAAACCATGTTCAAATTTACTTACTATGTAATGCGTTTGGCTCCTATAGGGGTTTTTGCCATGTGCGCCTATGCTGTCGGCAAATTTGGCTTGACCATGCTGATTCCTCTAAGCAAGCTTATCTTTACCCTTTACGGTGCCTTGTTCTTGTTCCTAGTCATTTTATTTACTTTTGTCTACCTTTTTACGCGCGTTAATCTAAAGCACTTCTTCCGCTGTATTAAAGAACCAGCCATGCTGGCTTTCACAACAACCACTAGCGACGCCGCTCTGCCTGTAGCGCTACGCAATCTGGAACGCTTCGGCATTCCTAAAAACATAGCCACCTTCGTTCTGCCGACAGGCTATACCTTCAACCTAGATGGCGGTACTCTTTACAGTGCAGTAGCTTTATTTTTCATTGCCCAGTTGTATAATATTGAATATACTTTAGTTGAGGAAATCATGATTATGCTTACCCTCATGCTGGCCACCAAAGGTATCGCCGCAGTTCCTGGAGGTTCCTTTATTGTTGTAGCCGGCACAGCCGCTTCCTTAGGTCTTCCTATGGAAGGAGTGGCGCTTCTGATGGGAGTAGACCGTATTTTAGATATGGCGCGCACCGGTTGCAACCTGATCGGCAACTGCGCCGCCGCCTTAGTCATTGCTCATTGGGAGCATCAGTTGCCAGAGGAAACCCTGCAAGAAGGATATGCAGCTACATTTGACTGATTTGGTTTCTTGGCCTGCTTGCTTTTGAAACGAGGCATTTCAGCAGCATCCCAAACCGATCTTCGGCGGGAAGCCTTGAAATGCTTCGTTTTTTAACTACATTCTTCATACTGCGGAAAGGAAATGATGGTTGATGCAAACTCGTTTTGTCATTGTCGAAGACGACGAAGGGGTCCGCAAGATTTTAAAAAACGTCATTAAACAGCACGCCTTAGGTATTGTCATCGAGGAAAGCGACAATGGCTTAGACGGCGAACGGCTTATTAAGGAACTGCGACCAGACATCGCACTTGTCGATTTTCTGCTTCCGCAACAAGACGGCATGCAAATTCTAAAAAACGTCAGACGCTCCACAGGTCAGGAAACTTCGATCATTATTATTTCCAAAATCAATACAGAATCTCTTATTTCCGAAGCCTATAGCAACGGCATCGAATTTTTCATCCACAAGCCCGTTAACATCCTGGAAATGGTGTCAGTCATCAACACGGTCCAAGAAAAACGAAATTTGAAGCAACTGATGTCGGTCCTCAACCAGACCGCTTCAAAATACTTCCCGCAAGAACCGATCCAACACAACCAAGGACTGCAAAAAGAAAAGCTCCACCAAATTTTTGCCGAATTAGGCATCATTGGAGAGCTAGGAACCAAAGAACTTATTCGTTTCGTACAGCTCATTACCGCTCAACGACAAACCACCTTACAAGACAGCTATCAACTATTGGAATTATATAAGACCGTCGCCCAAGAACAAAACGAAGATTCCAATACCATTAAACAACGCATCCGCCGCGCCGTCGGTAAAGCCATGACCAATACGGCCGGTTTAGGCACCGACGATTATTATAACGAAATCTTCCAGAAATACAGTTCCGCCTTGTTTGATTTTCCGGAAATTCGCATTGAAATTGACTACCTCCACAAAAAATCAGCTTATCATGGCAAAGTTAACATTAAGAAATTTCTTGAAGGCCTGTCTTTTATCGCCGCCCAGTAGCGGCCATTAATTTTATCGATCCTAAGAAAAAACGTCCGGTTAACGCGTTTCCGCGAATAAACCGGCGTTTTTTTCATTCTTCCACTAAACTCCGCCGGTTAAACTTCAAATAAAAAGTCGTATACGTTCCAGGCAGAGATTCCATACGAATTTCCCCGCCCAACAACTCCACTAACGCTTTAGTATGCGTTAGGCCCAAACCGGTAGACAAAGTTCCTGTCGTTTCCGAATATTTAGTGGAGTAGCCGGGTTTAAAAATCACTTCGTGATCGTCTTCCTCAATACCGCAGCCATCGTCTTCTACCGTAAAGAAGATGCTCTCATCCTTGCTTTGTTCACTGATCGTTACAATGCCGCCATATTTTGCCGCCTCAATGGCATTGATGATCAAGTTGTTCAAAATGGAAACTAAACTATAATGCTTGCTTGTCACCCAGTCATCCTGGCAATGAAACCGCAAGATAAGTCGTTGTGGATTCTCCTCCAAAAACCGCTTGGTATTTTGCTCAATAATGCGAAAAATCTCTTGAATCGGCATACCCTGTTCTTGGTGAGAAGCGTTGATAATTTGATCCATGCCGCCAGCTACCCGGTAATAATCATGTTTAATTTCATGAATATCCTTCGCAATGGTCAGCGCTTCCAAGCGCAAAGAGTCCCGGGCCTCCTCCGTCTTTTGCTCCGGTGCCAGCGCTTGATACAGCCGATAGCTACGCGCCATTACTTCTTCAATATCTCTAGAAGATTTTTTAAGATAATATAATTCTGTCTTCAGTTCTGCAAAAATCAAAATCAACTGACTGTAACGACCAAAATGCTCTTCCGCCAAAACGAAGGCTCTGTACCGTTTTAGCAAATA
This genomic window from uncultured Anaeromusa sp. contains:
- a CDS encoding ATP-binding protein; protein product: MRKLLTDIQSQNQLIVNTVLVVSITSVMFVYPFDNYFRLTFGVVTISLSLLYFRQLPVIPTAIFSALGIFFTRMAIDIGISDSAVWTSMLHAFPALVYYICFGCLFFLLDLRSSSSNPHALAGKLSLIDLVSNMLELAIRDDFFSGSATMMPELAAAAVIRALLTLYGYYLLKRYRAFVLAEEHFGRYSQLILIFAELKTELYYLKKSSRDIEEVMARSYRLYQALAPEQKTEEARDSLRLEALTIAKDIHEIKHDYYRVAGGMDQIINASHQEQGMPIQEIFRIIEQNTKRFLEENPQRLILRFHCQDDWVTSKHYSLVSILNNLIINAIEAAKYGGIVTISEQSKDESIFFTVEDDGCGIEEDDHEVIFKPGYSTKYSETTGTLSTGLGLTHTKALVELLGGEIRMESLPGTYTTFYLKFNRRSLVEE
- a CDS encoding cation:dicarboxylase symporter family transporter, with the protein product MSFAEKQKGIGLGTQIMLGMILGFIFGHFFPAFSVSLKVLGDLFIRMVKMIIVPLIFSSLIMGIAGTGDFKKLGRLGGKTLIWFEVATTIALAIGLGFANFFKPGSGVVMSGAIDSSNAQQMASKSVDMMQTILNIVPTNIIDGMARGDMLQIVFFSTFFGVAVASIGERGQRVVTLATDIAETMFKFTYYVMRLAPIGVFAMCAYAVGKFGLTMLIPLSKLIFTLYGALFLFLVILFTFVYLFTRVNLKHFFRCIKEPAMLAFTTTTSDAALPVALRNLERFGIPKNIATFVLPTGYTFNLDGGTLYSAVALFFIAQLYNIEYTLVEEIMIMLTLMLATKGIAAVPGGSFIVVAGTAASLGLPMEGVALLMGVDRILDMARTGCNLIGNCAAALVIAHWEHQLPEETLQEGYAATFD
- a CDS encoding response regulator; the protein is MQTRFVIVEDDEGVRKILKNVIKQHALGIVIEESDNGLDGERLIKELRPDIALVDFLLPQQDGMQILKNVRRSTGQETSIIIISKINTESLISEAYSNGIEFFIHKPVNILEMVSVINTVQEKRNLKQLMSVLNQTASKYFPQEPIQHNQGLQKEKLHQIFAELGIIGELGTKELIRFVQLITAQRQTTLQDSYQLLELYKTVAQEQNEDSNTIKQRIRRAVGKAMTNTAGLGTDDYYNEIFQKYSSALFDFPEIRIEIDYLHKKSAYHGKVNIKKFLEGLSFIAAQ
- the murI gene encoding glutamate racemase → MDSRAPIGIFDSGVGGLSVYREIRKLLPHENLLYFGDTKRAPYGVRSVEQIQDFTREILHFLEQNQVKAAVAACNTITVNLASLPNDFSFPIFGMSQGASQAAALSKTGNIAVLGTTATIHSGKHLQALHYIAPSLKVYPIACPRFAPLVEAGACTGALAEEAIEEYVRPLRAARVDVVILACTHYPFLKDLLQKALPAAYFLDPAKETAKQLQIELQKQHLVNRQGQGYDKLVFSGNTQSALLLLRQAQLQGKPEIASAQLPEALLNTASKGGLVHVVC
- a CDS encoding amino acid permease: MKESVQLKKSITWLQGTALTTGAVLGAGILVLPSLAAAMAGPASLLSWIFMGLLSLPMVAVISMMSSRYPDSGGIATYVRQGLGEKTSRIVGLWILGAMPFGMPVTALIGAHYLGAVLGWSSAAIYSLAAFMLLIAVALNYRGIDLSGRVQVLVVSSILGILFLAITAALPQVHTAAFSPFLPHGWLPVGQTMSLLFFAFIGWEMIGHLAEEFRRPLKDIPLSLGLAALVINVLYLLIAFVTIGTLAYQSATPLTAMITLVAYGWGEQASLLVSFLGLVACYCPVHTFIAGFSRLVYAQARDGALPPVFSRLHPLFQTPHYALLSFLPILAFVLCASYLLELQLQTLIQFPCANFLAVYTLGMVASYRVLPSRTGKVLALLSAALSGLVFLFSSWFMLYPLGLAFGAWITHKLRR